In Nocardia sp. NBC_01327, the genomic stretch GACCGGGCTGTCTTTTAAGCGAACCACCCGGTCCCTGTTAAGCGGCCACCCCTACTATCGGGAAGCTGTGTTCCCGAAGGGGGAAGGTTCCGGTGGTAGATATCGATGCGCTCGGCGCGTCTGTCGCGATGCGACGTCCACGGACCGCGGACGACGCGTCCGAGTTGCCATCGGTACCTGCGGAAGAAGAACCGGAGTCGTCGGGGGAAGAACCAGCTCCGCAACGGGACCCTGAGGCGGAGCACTGGCACCTGTCGACTCGCATCGGATTCCGCTTCGGCGTCGTCTACTTCGGCCTGTTCGGCCTGGCGGGCGTGCTCGGCCTGCTGCCGATACTCTTGGCAGGCTTGGGTATTCGGTCGGGCTGGACGTCGGTGCTGAATGCCCTGCGCCTCGCGCGCCCGCCGATCGAATGGACCGCCGCCCACGTGCTGGGCCTGCACGTGGTCAGCGTGCAGGTGGGCAGTGACAGCGCATTCCAGTGGACCGCACTGTTTCTCCTGGTGATGATCGCCGCGGCGGCCACGGTGGTGTGGTCGGTGCTAGATCGGCGGCGGACGCACTACACCCGCCTGTTCGCGTGGGCGCAGGTGTATCTGCGGTTCGTCCTCGCCATCGCGATGTTCTATTTCGGGATGGCCAAGGCGATTCCGACGCAGATGCCGTTCGTGCTGAACCGGCTGGTGGAGCCCTTCGGCAATTTCAGCCCCGAGGGTGTGCTGTGGTCGCAGGTCAGTGTGTCGCAGCCGTATGAAATCCTGCTCGGCGCAGCGGAATTGCTGGCCGGTGTGCTGCTGCTGGTGCCGCGCGCGACGGCGGCGGGTGCGCTGCTGTGCGCGGTGGATATGACCCAGGTATTCCTGCTGAACATGACCTACGACGTCCGCCTGAAGACGGTGTCGTCACAGTTCCTGCTCCTGAGCCTGTTCCTGCTCGCCCCGCGCGCTCGCCGGGTGCTGGCGGTGCTGTTCTCCGATCGAGCCGCGCCCGCGCTCCGATCGGTGCCGCTGTTCGGCTCCGCGCGCGCGAATCGCCTCGCGCTGGTGGCCCAGCTGGTGGTGGGTCTAAGCGTGCTGGCCGTGACCGGAGCGCAGAATCTGCGGCAGTGGGCGCACCCCACCCCGGAGCTGTACGGCATCTACCAGGTGGTCGGCTTCTCCTCGGAGGGTTATGCCCGCGATCCGCTGCTCACCGACGAATTGCGCTGGCGCCGAATCGTTGTCGACCGCCCCTTCCACGTTTCCGATCCGGTGGTGCTCACCATCCAGCACATGGATGACTCCTTCGAGGAGTACGGCGGCGCCATCGATCCGAAGCGCCACTTCATCGACCTGCACAACCGCATCGCCCTGGGGACCTACGCGGAAACCCCCGTCCGAGTTCGTCTCACCTACTGGTGGCCCGGCCCCGGCCAGCTGATCATCGACGCCGACGACTATGCGGGCCATCGCATCCACGCTCGCTTCACCCAGCTGGACCCGAAATCCTTCCCGCTGGTGGACCGCGGCTTCAGCTGGATCCAGGAGCAGCCGTACAACCGTTGAGCACTAGGTCTCGTACTCGTATCCGGAGCGGTCACCGCGCGAGGACACCGCGGTGATGACCGCCGCGACCAGAATCATGATCGCCGAAACCAGCAGGGCCACTTCGAGACCCCGGTGGAACGCGGAGTAGGTCGCGGTGATGACCTGATCGACGATCGGCCCGTAGGCCGCCGACGCGGAGGAATCCCCACCCGCGGGTACCTGGCCGGTCTTGATGGCATCGATCACGATCGATTGGAAGTTCGCGGGAATGCCCAGCTGGTTCAGGCGAGACACCAGATCGGCATTGAGGAACGAATTCACCAGGGAGCCCAGGGCGGCCACGCCCACCACCGCGCCGACCTGGCGCATGGTGTTGGTGGCGGCCGCCGCCATCCCCGAGTGCTCGGGCGGCACCCCGGACAGCACCGCCGACGTCAACGGCACCACCGCAATGCCGAAACCCACCCCCGCGAGCGTGAGTGACAGCATCAGCGGAACGAATTCCGGTGTCACACCGAGTACTTGGCGGGTGAGCAGAATGCCGGCCGCGCCGAGTACGCAGCCGGTGATCATCGGTGTGCGCGAACCGCGCAGCGCCACCCAGAATCCCGCGAACAGCGCGCCCACGATAATGGCTATCGCCATGGGCGCGAAGACCGCCGCCGTGCGCCAGCCCGAATACCCGGACACCTCTTGGAGATACAGCGCCGTGAAGAAGAATATGGAGAAGATCCCGAAGTAGACGGCGAAGGCCACGATCAGCGCGCTGCGCACCATCGGGCGCTTCAGATAGTGGAAATCGAACATGGGATTGCGCGCTCGTATCTCGGCGAATATGAACACCGCCAATGCGATACCGCCGATCACGAACAGCGTCACCACCGACGCCGCGCCGTATCCGACCTCCTCGCCGGAGATGCCCGCGTAGATCACTGTCCCGAGAAAGACTGTGCCCGAGAGGAATCCGGCGATATCGACCGGACCTGGTTGCGGATCGGCCGATTCCGGCACGTACCGCAGCGCGGCGACCAGCACCACCACGCCGACGGCGAGATTGAACCAGAACACCGATCGCCAGCCGTACGCCCCGACCAGCACGCCGCCGATCACCGGTCCCAGCGCCAGCGCGAGACCGGAGACCGCCGCCCACGCACCCAGCGCCCGGGCGCGTTCACGCCGCTCGGGAAAGACGTGCCGGATCACCGACAGCGTGCCGGGTTCCGACGCCGCCGCGCCCAATCCCATGACCGCGCGGCCCACAATGAGCATCGTGACTCCGGTCGCGAGGGCCGAAAGCACCGATCCCGCAGCGAAAACCGCCAATCCCGCGATCATCACCCGCTTCCGTCCCCAGCGGTCGCCCAGCGATCCGGCGGTGAGCATCAGGCTCGCGAACACCAGGGTGTACGCATTGACCACCCACTGCAGCGACACCACCCCCGCGTGCAGATCCGATTGGATATCGCCGAGCGTGACACTGACAACGGTGGTATCGAGAAAGGTCACGAACAGCACCGCGGTGACGGTGGCCAGCGCGATGCCCGGCCGCTGCGCCACACCGGCCGCCATTGTCCCGGTGGCGCGCATATCAGCTGGTCGGCGTGGTCGACGCGCTACACGGCGCGGGTGGTTTGCCCTGCGTCTCGAGCGTCAGCAGCGCGCAGAACGTCGAAGCCGAAACCTTCCAGGTGCCGTCGGTCCGCACCGCATTGCCTGGCTGATCCTGCAGCGCGGGCGTGCCGTTCAACGAGACGGTGTACACCACATTCGCCTTGTCGGCCCCGGCGGCGGTCACGCTGGACACGGTCGCCTTGGTGCCCTTGGCGATCGGTGAATCCACCTGTGCCCGAATGGTATCGGCGAAACTCTGGCCGTTCTCCAGCACCGCGATCTTCTGGTCGGCGGGTGTGGAGCCGTCGAAGAAGCGCTGGTAGGCATCGGTCACGGCCTGCGTCAGCGTGGCGTCGGTACCCGCGGCGGTGACTGTGGGGTGGGCCGTCTCCGGTTCCTTGGCCGATACGCCGCATCCGGTGAGCACCGCCGCGATAAGCGCACATCCCACAAGGGATTTCGATACGAGCATTCGATTCGACATGCCTTGTCCTCCTAAGCGACAGACCGGCATGGATATCAGAAATCAAGATTACGCGCCCGGACCGACCGGCGGGCACGTAATCGACGGCACTCGCGTTCGGTGCAACTCCGTCAGGATTGCGGGCCCGAACATGCCGAGGGCGGAGCACCCGTTACCGAGTACTCCGCCCTCGAGGGAACTGATCAGGCGCCGCTGAAACCGCGCTCACGTTCACGCGGTGTCGCGAGATGCGAGCCGTGCGCGGTGCCCATCATTCCGGCGCCCGCGCCCATCGCGCCCGCGCCGGCCATGGCCGGCGCCTTCGCCGCGGGCATACCGGTCGAGGCGGGCCTCGGCGTCCCGCTGCCGCCGCCGCGTCCGCCGCGTGTGACCATGGCGGCGAGACCGCCTGCCGCAGCGGCGATTACGAGACCGATGGGCAGTGCCCACCACTTCTTATTGGAGCTGCCGCTCGAGCTGGTATCCGCCGCGGTCCCGGAGGACTGCTCCGGAGTGGCCACCGATGCTCCGGGAGGCGCACCGGGCGCCGAGACATCGAGACCGCTCAGCTGCGTGGCGATATCGGGCGGGACGGTGACGAACCCATCGGCCTGGCTCCAGCGAATATCGACCGGAGTGCCGTTCTGCCCGCGGAACGTCTGGCTGTAGACACCGTTCGCCAGTGTGGTGTCACTCGCCGGAGCGCCGAGCGCCCCGTCGGTCGCGTGCAGATGCGACCACGCGGTCCGAATCGGTCCCCGGACCAGCCAGGCGCCGTTCTGTGGACTCCACTCGATGGTGGCTCCGTCGGCGGCCGAGAACTCGCTGAAGCGGGCGGTGCCCGCCACCGGCGCGTCCGATTCGTCATTCGTCGGATAGCCGATGCCCGCGTCCGCGCCGCCGAGGGCGAGATACTTGTCGAGAATCGCGCCGTACATCACCTTCGCACCGGTCTCCGGTGAGTAGACGATCTTTCCGCCGCTGTAGTCCTGCGCCGCGCCGTCCGATCCGAATGCGTATACGGCGCCGACCTTTTCGCCGAGCGGCGAGGATGCGCCGCCCTTTTCGCTGTAATGCGCGCTGATCGCCGCGTCCGCACCGGCCGGCTGCGCCGAGGCCGTCGGGGCGAGCAGGACACCGGTGCACGAGGCGGCGAACAAGCCGAGCGCCGCCGCGGTCCTGGTGATCGATCCTTTCCAGCGTTTCATCGAAGAGCTCCTCACGAGAGTCGTCCGAGAATCAGCGGATATTGCTCGCCTTGGGCTTTGTCGCGAATCCGATCACCGCGGCGACCACGGCGCCGACCACGCCGCCACCGCCGACCTGCGCGAGGATCTGACCGAAGTCCAATCCACTACCGGTGGCAGCCTGGATGATCGCGCCGGTGATGCCGCCGCCGATCGCCCCGGCGCCACCGCTGACAGCGGGACCGAACGGGCTCTTGGCGCCGCCGATCCCACCTCCGATCACGCCGCCGAGCAGACCCAGTAGCCATTCCATGATTCCTCCTGATGCATGAAGGGGATGTGCCTACCGTGCTATGAATTCGCGCCTGTCCCAGGCATTCCGGTGCCGAACCGGTCGGTGCGAACGGTGTCCGAGACCGCCTGCTCATTGCCTCTCATCAGCCGCTCCTGCTCGCGCAGTACGGCATTCGGATCGGAGCGTCCAGTGGTCATGGGCGCATCGGGTCCGGGCTGGATCCGCCCGGTCCTGTCCGCGCCCGACCGCCGGCGGTCGGCGCCGTAGTGCGCGAGCAATTCCTGTTCGGCACGCGGCTCGATACGGCCGTCGTGATCCAGGTGGGGCGCGGAATCGACCTGCGATTTCGTGGCCGGTACCCGCAGTGTGGCGTCGGTGGCTCGATATTCGGCGCCCA encodes the following:
- a CDS encoding DoxX family protein, with the translated sequence MRRPRTADDASELPSVPAEEEPESSGEEPAPQRDPEAEHWHLSTRIGFRFGVVYFGLFGLAGVLGLLPILLAGLGIRSGWTSVLNALRLARPPIEWTAAHVLGLHVVSVQVGSDSAFQWTALFLLVMIAAAATVVWSVLDRRRTHYTRLFAWAQVYLRFVLAIAMFYFGMAKAIPTQMPFVLNRLVEPFGNFSPEGVLWSQVSVSQPYEILLGAAELLAGVLLLVPRATAAGALLCAVDMTQVFLLNMTYDVRLKTVSSQFLLLSLFLLAPRARRVLAVLFSDRAAPALRSVPLFGSARANRLALVAQLVVGLSVLAVTGAQNLRQWAHPTPELYGIYQVVGFSSEGYARDPLLTDELRWRRIVVDRPFHVSDPVVLTIQHMDDSFEEYGGAIDPKRHFIDLHNRIALGTYAETPVRVRLTYWWPGPGQLIIDADDYAGHRIHARFTQLDPKSFPLVDRGFSWIQEQPYNR
- a CDS encoding MFS transporter; its protein translation is MRATGTMAAGVAQRPGIALATVTAVLFVTFLDTTVVSVTLGDIQSDLHAGVVSLQWVVNAYTLVFASLMLTAGSLGDRWGRKRVMIAGLAVFAAGSVLSALATGVTMLIVGRAVMGLGAAASEPGTLSVIRHVFPERRERARALGAWAAVSGLALALGPVIGGVLVGAYGWRSVFWFNLAVGVVVLVAALRYVPESADPQPGPVDIAGFLSGTVFLGTVIYAGISGEEVGYGAASVVTLFVIGGIALAVFIFAEIRARNPMFDFHYLKRPMVRSALIVAFAVYFGIFSIFFFTALYLQEVSGYSGWRTAAVFAPMAIAIIVGALFAGFWVALRGSRTPMITGCVLGAAGILLTRQVLGVTPEFVPLMLSLTLAGVGFGIAVVPLTSAVLSGVPPEHSGMAAAATNTMRQVGAVVGVAALGSLVNSFLNADLVSRLNQLGIPANFQSIVIDAIKTGQVPAGGDSSASAAYGPIVDQVITATYSAFHRGLEVALLVSAIMILVAAVITAVSSRGDRSGYEYET
- a CDS encoding LGFP repeat-containing protein encodes the protein MKRWKGSITRTAAALGLFAASCTGVLLAPTASAQPAGADAAISAHYSEKGGASSPLGEKVGAVYAFGSDGAAQDYSGGKIVYSPETGAKVMYGAILDKYLALGGADAGIGYPTNDESDAPVAGTARFSEFSAADGATIEWSPQNGAWLVRGPIRTAWSHLHATDGALGAPASDTTLANGVYSQTFRGQNGTPVDIRWSQADGFVTVPPDIATQLSGLDVSAPGAPPGASVATPEQSSGTAADTSSSGSSNKKWWALPIGLVIAAAAGGLAAMVTRGGRGGGSGTPRPASTGMPAAKAPAMAGAGAMGAGAGMMGTAHGSHLATPRERERGFSGA
- a CDS encoding PRC-barrel domain-containing protein is translated as MAKTTLDSLIGCTMYDTAGEQIGRVENFYVDDDSGEPTWAVVSTGMFGEHSLVPLMGAEYRATDATLRVPATKSQVDSAPHLDHDGRIEPRAEQELLAHYGADRRRSGADRTGRIQPGPDAPMTTGRSDPNAVLREQERLMRGNEQAVSDTVRTDRFGTGMPGTGANS